The following proteins are encoded in a genomic region of Grus americana isolate bGruAme1 chromosome 5, bGruAme1.mat, whole genome shotgun sequence:
- the L2HGDH gene encoding L-2-hydroxyglutarate dehydrogenase, mitochondrial isoform X1, translating into MAAAALLRQRAGGGGAAALWRAQRRQRSTFDVAVVGAGIVGLASARELVRRHPSLSFAVLEKEKELAHHQSGHNSGVIHSGIYYKPGSLKAKLCVQGAALCYEYCDQKGIPYKQCGKLIVAVEQDEIPRLKALYERGLQNNVRGLRLIGAKEIQAKEPFCRVLACMFLWLIGRFSFAQGLMALDSPYTGIVNYKQVAQSYAEDFQEAGGMILTDFEVTNMEMAKESSSESEDGLKYPVIVRNSKGEEIYCRHIVTCAGLYSDRLSEISGCSPEPRIVPFRGDYLVLKPEKCYMVKGNIYPVPNPRFPFLGFHFTPRMDGSVWLGPNAVLAFKREGYKLFDFSTGDFLDAVTYSGLWKLVLRNLSYGLSEMYRACFLSAQVKQLQKFIPEVTINDVLRGPSGVRAQALDSDGNLVDDFVFDGGSGDIGSRILHVRNAPSPAATSSLAIAKMIADEVKRRFAL; encoded by the exons ATGGCGGCAGCGGCGCTGCTGCGGCAgcgggcgggcggtggcggggccgcggcgctGTGGCGGGCCCAGCGCCGCCAGCGCAG CACTTTCGACGTGGCGGTGGTGGGTGCAGGAATCGTGGGGCTGGCCTCGGCTCGGGAGCTCGTCCGGCGGCACCCCTCGCTCTCCTTCGCCgtgctggagaaggagaaggagctaG cTCATCACCAGAGTGGACATAACAGTGGTGTGATTCACAGTGGAATTTACTACAAACCTGGATCTCTGAAAGCTAAGCTATGTGTGCAGGGTGCAGCCCTCTGCTACGAGTACTGTGACCAGAAGGGAATACCGTATAAACAATGTGGGAAG CTAATTGTAGCCGTTGAACAAGATGAAATTCCAAGACTCAAAGCTCTATATGAAAGAGGGCTGCAGAACAATGTCCGGGGTCTGAGACTGATTGgagcaaaagaaatacaagcGAAAGAACCCTTCTGCAGG GTGCTTGCTTGTATGTTTTTGTGGTTGATAGGCAGATTTTCCTTTGCCCAG GGTCTGATGGCCCTTGATTCTCCATATACCGGCATTGTGAATTACAAACAAGTGGCCCAGTCCTATGCTGAAGACTTCCAGGAAGCAGGTGGGATGATCTTGACTGATTTTGAAGTTACAAACATGGAGATGGCTAAAGAAAGTTCTTCAGAAAGTGAAGATG GCCTGAAATACCCAGTCATTGTTAGGAACTCAAAG gGTGAGGAAATCTACTGTCGGCACATTGTTACCTGTGCAGGACTTTACTCCGACCGCCTGTCTGAGATCAGTGGCTGCAGCCCTGAGCCTCGTATTGTACCCTTCCGTGGTGATTATTTGGtgctaaaaccagaaaagtgCTATATggttaaaggaaatatttatccG GTTCCCAATCCTCGGTTTCCTTTTCTGGGATTTCATTTCACACCAAGAATGGATGGCAGCGTTTGGCTTGGTCCTAACGCAGTACTAGCCTTTAAGCGAGAGGGCTACAAGTTGTTTGACTTCAGCACTGGAGACTTTTTAGATGCTGTAACGTACAG TGGGTTATGGAAGCTTGTGCTGAGAAACCTGTCTTACGGACTGAGTGAAATGTACAGAGCGTGTTTCCTTAGCGCACAGGTAAAACAACTTCAGAAGTTCATCCCTGAGGTCACCATCAATGATGTACTCag GGGTCCATCCGGAGTGAGAGCTCAAGCATTGGACAGTGATGGAAATTTGGTGGATGACTTTGTATTCGATGGAGGGAGTGGAGATATTGGAAGCAGAATTCTTCATGTCAGAAATGCCCCTTCTCCTGCTGCTACCTCCTCCCTTGCCATCGCAAAAATGATTGCAGATGAAGTGAAGCGAAGATTTGCATTGTGA
- the L2HGDH gene encoding L-2-hydroxyglutarate dehydrogenase, mitochondrial isoform X2 — protein sequence MAAAALLRQRAGGGGAAALWRAQRRQRSTFDVAVVGAGIVGLASARELVRRHPSLSFAVLEKEKELAHHQSGHNSGVIHSGIYYKPGSLKAKLCVQGAALCYEYCDQKGIPYKQCGKLIVAVEQDEIPRLKALYERGLQNNVRGLRLIGAKEIQAKEPFCRGLMALDSPYTGIVNYKQVAQSYAEDFQEAGGMILTDFEVTNMEMAKESSSESEDGLKYPVIVRNSKGEEIYCRHIVTCAGLYSDRLSEISGCSPEPRIVPFRGDYLVLKPEKCYMVKGNIYPVPNPRFPFLGFHFTPRMDGSVWLGPNAVLAFKREGYKLFDFSTGDFLDAVTYSGLWKLVLRNLSYGLSEMYRACFLSAQVKQLQKFIPEVTINDVLRGPSGVRAQALDSDGNLVDDFVFDGGSGDIGSRILHVRNAPSPAATSSLAIAKMIADEVKRRFAL from the exons ATGGCGGCAGCGGCGCTGCTGCGGCAgcgggcgggcggtggcggggccgcggcgctGTGGCGGGCCCAGCGCCGCCAGCGCAG CACTTTCGACGTGGCGGTGGTGGGTGCAGGAATCGTGGGGCTGGCCTCGGCTCGGGAGCTCGTCCGGCGGCACCCCTCGCTCTCCTTCGCCgtgctggagaaggagaaggagctaG cTCATCACCAGAGTGGACATAACAGTGGTGTGATTCACAGTGGAATTTACTACAAACCTGGATCTCTGAAAGCTAAGCTATGTGTGCAGGGTGCAGCCCTCTGCTACGAGTACTGTGACCAGAAGGGAATACCGTATAAACAATGTGGGAAG CTAATTGTAGCCGTTGAACAAGATGAAATTCCAAGACTCAAAGCTCTATATGAAAGAGGGCTGCAGAACAATGTCCGGGGTCTGAGACTGATTGgagcaaaagaaatacaagcGAAAGAACCCTTCTGCAGG GGTCTGATGGCCCTTGATTCTCCATATACCGGCATTGTGAATTACAAACAAGTGGCCCAGTCCTATGCTGAAGACTTCCAGGAAGCAGGTGGGATGATCTTGACTGATTTTGAAGTTACAAACATGGAGATGGCTAAAGAAAGTTCTTCAGAAAGTGAAGATG GCCTGAAATACCCAGTCATTGTTAGGAACTCAAAG gGTGAGGAAATCTACTGTCGGCACATTGTTACCTGTGCAGGACTTTACTCCGACCGCCTGTCTGAGATCAGTGGCTGCAGCCCTGAGCCTCGTATTGTACCCTTCCGTGGTGATTATTTGGtgctaaaaccagaaaagtgCTATATggttaaaggaaatatttatccG GTTCCCAATCCTCGGTTTCCTTTTCTGGGATTTCATTTCACACCAAGAATGGATGGCAGCGTTTGGCTTGGTCCTAACGCAGTACTAGCCTTTAAGCGAGAGGGCTACAAGTTGTTTGACTTCAGCACTGGAGACTTTTTAGATGCTGTAACGTACAG TGGGTTATGGAAGCTTGTGCTGAGAAACCTGTCTTACGGACTGAGTGAAATGTACAGAGCGTGTTTCCTTAGCGCACAGGTAAAACAACTTCAGAAGTTCATCCCTGAGGTCACCATCAATGATGTACTCag GGGTCCATCCGGAGTGAGAGCTCAAGCATTGGACAGTGATGGAAATTTGGTGGATGACTTTGTATTCGATGGAGGGAGTGGAGATATTGGAAGCAGAATTCTTCATGTCAGAAATGCCCCTTCTCCTGCTGCTACCTCCTCCCTTGCCATCGCAAAAATGATTGCAGATGAAGTGAAGCGAAGATTTGCATTGTGA